Proteins co-encoded in one Bremerella sp. TYQ1 genomic window:
- a CDS encoding DUF4332 domain-containing protein, whose product MHLLFDILYAAHANGTHHKLALDALNHLPAENSERRRNILLKHYEPYLRGSKDPDKKFRDFRNHVLHPAQNFWGGAPKAARKWYDLLVESIRSQKWKEVAYNAGVLSHYYSDPIMPFHTGSSEAENNIHRAAEWSISCSYDRLRATAELRGLPPVRMPSGTDWLEQMVRDGATRSHAHYQTLIDHYNFKQGRRNPPRGLDVVCRDVASEMIGYAINGFAKILNRAFDEAAHDPPYVLLALETVFATIEIPSQWVTQRMENKKEAELVRQMFREYQKTGKVERTLPDDVRTVRDELEADMNPDKPREEEGGRPLYEVPQLPEVSLSSLKLVGTRTPKPKPTRSAKPAPEETPKEQPKPRVSIPLPNIENEPNPRQTKSEPKPREDTSDEPAEFHPAKGVTIRPKLSPDTHIPEAEEEDTDPIPVKRRESKPPEPVAAEPSVPSTPPTESRRERAIEDRKPIEDKPLKFYLDWNDAVVDAPSIGNKTAKRLGGVGIQTVAQLVTADAKTVAPKLKAKHITPKLFAQWQAQAELAYRIPMLRGHDAQLLTSCGYETPEDVAGASARQLLEEVSEFAETSDGQRIIRSSDPPDLEEVTNWIAWAKQARRSQAA is encoded by the coding sequence ATGCATTTGCTGTTCGACATTTTGTACGCGGCCCACGCCAACGGGACGCACCATAAGCTGGCGTTGGACGCACTGAACCATCTGCCGGCCGAGAACAGCGAGCGCCGTCGCAACATCCTTCTGAAGCATTACGAGCCCTACCTCCGCGGCTCGAAAGATCCCGACAAAAAGTTTCGCGACTTCCGCAATCATGTGCTGCACCCCGCCCAGAACTTCTGGGGTGGAGCTCCTAAGGCAGCTCGGAAGTGGTACGACTTGCTCGTCGAATCGATCCGTTCGCAGAAATGGAAAGAGGTCGCCTACAACGCCGGCGTGCTGAGCCATTACTACTCCGATCCGATCATGCCGTTTCATACCGGCAGTAGCGAAGCGGAAAACAACATTCACCGCGCCGCGGAGTGGAGTATCAGTTGTTCGTACGATCGTCTGCGAGCCACTGCCGAACTGCGGGGACTGCCTCCGGTCCGAATGCCCAGCGGCACGGATTGGCTCGAACAGATGGTCCGCGACGGGGCGACCAGGTCACACGCGCACTATCAAACGCTGATCGATCACTACAACTTCAAACAAGGACGCCGCAATCCTCCGCGCGGGCTCGATGTCGTCTGCCGTGATGTGGCGTCCGAAATGATTGGCTACGCGATCAATGGCTTCGCGAAAATCTTAAACCGTGCCTTCGACGAAGCGGCCCACGATCCGCCCTATGTTTTGCTGGCACTCGAAACCGTGTTCGCCACGATCGAAATTCCTTCGCAGTGGGTCACGCAGCGAATGGAAAACAAAAAGGAAGCGGAACTCGTGCGGCAGATGTTCCGCGAATATCAGAAGACCGGCAAAGTCGAACGGACACTGCCGGACGATGTGCGGACCGTTCGCGACGAACTGGAAGCAGACATGAATCCCGACAAGCCGCGGGAAGAAGAAGGAGGCCGACCGCTCTACGAGGTGCCGCAGCTACCTGAGGTGAGCCTCTCGAGCTTGAAGCTGGTCGGTACACGCACGCCGAAACCGAAACCAACGCGTTCGGCCAAACCTGCCCCGGAAGAAACTCCGAAAGAACAACCGAAGCCGCGCGTTTCGATCCCGCTTCCTAACATCGAAAACGAACCTAATCCAAGACAGACAAAGTCAGAACCGAAGCCGCGCGAAGATACGTCGGACGAACCCGCCGAGTTCCATCCCGCCAAAGGCGTCACTATCCGCCCGAAGCTGAGCCCTGATACGCATATCCCGGAAGCGGAAGAGGAAGACACTGATCCGATTCCGGTGAAGCGGCGTGAATCGAAACCGCCAGAACCGGTCGCCGCCGAACCAAGCGTTCCCTCAACGCCGCCGACAGAATCGCGCCGCGAACGGGCTATCGAAGATCGAAAGCCGATCGAAGACAAGCCTTTGAAGTTTTACCTCGACTGGAACGACGCCGTCGTCGATGCCCCTTCGATCGGAAACAAGACAGCCAAAAGACTCGGCGGCGTGGGCATACAAACGGTCGCTCAATTGGTAACCGCCGACGCCAAAACGGTTGCTCCGAAATTGAAGGCGAAGCACATCACGCCGAAGCTGTTCGCCCAGTGGCAAGCTCAAGCGGAACTTGCCTATCGAATTCCGATGCTTCGCGGACACGACGCACAGTTGCTGACATCGTGCGGGTACGAAACGCCGGAAGATGTGGCCGGCGCATCGGCCAGGCAGTTGTTGGAAGAAGTCTCGGAGTTCGCAGAAACGTCTGACGGCCAACGCATCATTCGCAGCAGCGATCCGCCCGACTTGGAAGAGGTGACCAATTGGATTGCCTGGGCCAAGCAAGCACGACGATCGCAAGCCGCGTGA